GCTACGGGTGGATCTGCTATGTTGGTTGACAAAACTACAGGCAGAGAACTGAACTTGGATGGCACTCCAAAAGGACCTTATAGGCACCCAAATCATGCTGCCAACAAGCAGGAATTTCACACGCCGCAACAACAGCAAGTTCAGGGAGTGCAACACTTAAGGACAGTAGAGGAATTTCCTGAAGCAGAGGTCAGAAGGGACAGACACAGACCTTATACTCCTGAAATCAGAAGAAATATCCTTTCTGTCAAGCCTACAAAGTTAAACATTGCTGAATTTGAAGGGTTGGATGCAGATTCATGGATACAAAATATAGAACAGTACTTCTCTACATCTAGAACATCAATTGAGCAAAGAACTGAAATAGCAGTTTCCTATCTGAAGGGAGAAGCTATCCAATGGTGGAGAGGCACTGGGTTTATTGTCAGTAATACCCCTTGGCAGAAATTCTGCTCTGCAATCACACAAAGGTTTGCTGTTACATCTGTGTGTGAAAATGTGAAGGCCTTCCACAAGTTAACTCAACATGCTACTGTTGCTCAATACATTTCTGAATTTGAACAACAAATGAATCTGATGAGGAGGGACAACTCCGCAGTTCCTGACAACTATTACTTGCACAGTTTCATATCAGGGCTAAACCCCTATATTCAAAGCCATCTAGAGTGTTTAGAACGTACTGATATGCAGAAAGCTATGTGGCTAGCAAGAAGGATTGAGAAATCCTGCCCTCCTTCCACTTCTCAGAAGACATATGTTCCAAATTTcagaagaggaacacaaggagaaATCCCAAAACCTCCAATGGCCACCAGTACAGCTCCTGCTTCTGTGATACAACAAGCAAGGGAGAAGGGCATTTGCTATAAATGCGGAGAACCTTGGTTCCCTTGTCACAAGCCGGTTTGCAAGATGTCCCAAAAATCTCAGATTCAGGCCCTGCAAGAACAAGCTGGCAATCCTGATATCATATACATAGTTGATGCAGAAGAGGTACAATCTGATGTGGAAGAGGAGCCTCCTGACAGCACAGAACTCAAAATCTCCATGCATGCAGCCACTGGCATACCTGAAGAAAAGAAGAAACATACTTTCACACTGCAAGTCAAAATTGGAAACATTGTAGGCCTGGCCTTAGTAGACAGTGGAAGCACTACTACTTTTATTTCCCCTGCCCTTGCTGCACAATCTGGGTGTTCTGCTACTCCAGTGAAACAAGTTCAAGTGAATGTAGCAAATGGGGGAAAATTATATAGTGATTTCTCCCTCCACAACATTTCCTACAACATTCAAGGAGTTGAACTGGTGTCTGATTTCAGGTTCTTGCAACTCACTGGATATGACATAATTCTTGGAGCAGACTGGATGTACAGACACAGTCCTGTTACCTTTGATTTACCAAACATGTCATTGGGAATTAAACAAGTCACTGGTGAATCAATCACTTTCTTGGATGAGAGTCTGCCCACCAGTCCTTGCACTCCCATCTTACAAGATATGGAGAAAATACTGGATAATATGCTTTCTAGAGCACTCATGTGGATGCAACCAGTGCAACTTGACACACTTTTGGAGACTGTGCAAAAACCTGAAATTACCAAAGTGCTTGAAAACTACAAGGATGTCTTTGAAGAGCCTACTGGCCTACCTCCAAAAAGAGATTGTGACCATGCAATCAACTTAGAGCCTGGAGCTCCTGTTATTAATCAAAGAGGATATAGATTGCCAGATCATCAGAAAAATGCTTTAGAAGAAATTATCAAAGATCTCCTAAAGAAAGGGATTATAAGATTAAGCCATAgtccttattcctctcctacaatTCTGGTAAAGAAAAAGGGCATGGATTGGAGGTTATGCATTGATTATAGAAAACTCAATTCCCACAcaatcaaaaacaaatatcccaTACCAATGATAGAAGATCTCCTAGATGAATTAAATGGAGCAAAAATATTTACCAAGCTGGATCTGAGAAGTGGCTATCATCAAATCAGAATGAAAGAGGAAGATATTGGAAAAACTGCTTTTAGCACACACATTGGACTGTTTGAGTTCCTGGTCATGCCCTTTGGAGTAACAAATGGACCCCCTTCATTTACAGAGCTCATGCAGACTGTTTTGGGCCCCTTGTTGAGAGATTGTGTGCTAGTTTTCTTTGATGATATTCTGATCTTCAGTAAATCATATAAGGAACACTTGGAACATGTAGCATTAGTGATGGAAGCACTCAGGAAACATCAGCTGTATGCAAAGCTTTCTAAGTGCATATTTGCACAATCTTAAGTGGAGTATCTTGGTTATGTGATCTCTGACAAGGGAGTTTCAACAGATCCTGCTAAAGTGGAAGCTATTGTGAGCTGGCCCACACCTCAAAATGTGACACACTTGAGGAGCTTCTTGGGACTAGcaggatattacagaagatttgtGCAAACTATGGTCTGATTTGCAAACCACTGTTTGATGCACTGAAAAAGGATGCATTTTAGTGGACAGAGAAACAAGCTACTGTTCCAGttactgaagaaaaaaatgaccACTGCACCAATTCTTGCTTTACCAGATTTTTCCTTGCCTTTTATCCTTGAAGCTGATGCATCTGGTTATGGCATTAGGGATGTACTCATGCAAAAAGGGCAGCCtattgcatttttgagcaaagCCCGAGGCCCTAAAGCTGCTGGTTGGTCAACCTAGGATAAGGAAGCACTTGCAATCGTTAAAGCAATTAAGAAGTGGAAACATTATTTTGCTTCATCTTCCCTCATAATCAGAACAGATCAACagagtttgaagtacatccaAGAGCAAAAAGTAACTGAAGGAGTACAACACAAACTTCTCATCAAGTTAATGGGGTACAAAATTTACAGTGGAATATAAGAAAGGGAAGGAAAACAGAGTAGTTGATGCTCTTTCTGGAGTTAAACATGCCCTCATTGCTCCAGGTTCCAGTACTGCAATTCCCACTTGGATTACTAAAGTGGTCAACAGCTACAAGGATGATGCTAAGTGCTCTGAGTTGATTACTAAACTAGCAATTGATCCCACTGGTCAACCCCCATATACACTTACCAGTGGAGTACTAAGATTGAAGGGCAAAATTGTTATTGGCGCTAACAATGAATTAAGGAACTCATTGCTCACTTCCTTCCACAAATCTGAACTGGGTGGTCACTCTGGAGAGAGAGCCACTTATCACAGACTTAAGATTCTTTTCACATGGTCTGGAATGAGAAAAGCTATACAAGCATTTGTACAATAGTGTCCTGTCTGTCAACTGAACAAAGCACAACATGTTTCCCCTCCTGGCCTGCTACAACCACTTCCAGTCCCTGATTTTGCTTGGACCCATATCAGCATGGATTTTGTGGAAGGATTACCCAAAACTGAGCACAAAAACTTGATTCTGGTTGTTGTGGACAGATTTACTAAGTATGCTCACTTTGTAGCAATGAAACACCCCATAACAGTCAGAACAGTGGCTCAAGCTTTTACTGACAACATTTCAAGTTACATGGATTGCCCACTGTCATAGTGACTGACAGAGACATCATTTTCACAAGCAACCTTTGGCAGAGCCTGTTCAACAAGATGGGGATTAAACTACACATGAGCACCTCATACCACCCTCAGTCTGATGGTCAGACCGAAAGAGTAAATCAATGCTTGGAAAATTACTTAAGGTGCATGGCTTTTGCTCATCCCAGGAAGTGGCACACTTGGCTTTCCATGGCTGAATGGTGGTACAACACCTCTTTCCACACTTCTTTGCAAATGACACCATTCCAGGCTTTGTATGCTAGACCTCCTCCCATGATTGCTGAACTTGTACTCCCACCAGTAGAAGGAGATGATCACCAAGCTCAAGTGGAAAGAGACACAATAGCACAGCAGATCAAAGACAACTTGTTAAAGGCCCAAGAAAGAATGAAATTCTTTGCTGACAGGAAGAGATCAGAAAGACAATTAGCAGTGGGCGACATGGTTTATGTTAAGTTACAACCATACAGACACACCAGTTTAAGTATCCACAGGCACCTGAAACTCCACTCCAAGTATTATGGTCCTTTCAGAGTAAGGGAGAAAATTGGAAATGTGGCTTACAGGTAATAATTACTACCTGAGGGCTGCCAACTCCATCCCAGCTTCCATGTCAGCCAGCTCAAAAAGCACCTCGGTCCAGAAGCAGTACCAAACCCAAAGCTACCATTGTTAGATGAGCAAGGGAACATCCTGATACAACCTGAAGATATacttgaaaggaaactgattccTCGAGTACAAGGTGATATCAGCATTCCTATGGTCCAATGGTGTATCAAGTGGCTCAACCTGCCAATGGAGAACGCTACTTGGGAGGATGCAGCTTTCATTCAGAAGGTTTTTCCTGATTTCCATCCTTGAGGGCAAGTCTGTTCTTCGTCGGGGGGAATTGTCAGGCCTGCTCGTGTCGACAACTCTAGAAATGCCACAGTACCGAATCAGTTTGCAGGACGAACGACAACCGTTGATCTACCATCTAAGGGAGGCTGGTGACTCGTACCGCTTCGCAGCTCAGATCATCTTCACAGCCGTTGATCTTGGGATGGACGGCTGTAGCCATGTCACTTACTTTTTAAAAGTTACCGCGCGTTTGTCGTTTTACTGTACCTGTCGCTGTCTTTCCTTTTTACCTCGCAAGACTCCTTTTAAGCTCACCTCCGGCTTGTGGAGAGGGCATCTTTGATTGTAACTCGGCTTGGCCCTGAAGCCGCCGTGTTCCGGCCGGCGAAAACCCTAGCTACCCTCGCTTGAGTTGAATGAAATTGCTCCCAAAATTGCCTAAAATTTGAGTGATTTCCTATGTTTGTGTGAGAATTCAGTGTCAGTCCTAGCTAGATCCTGACACCTCACCCCAGCGCAGGCCCGCAAGGCCTCCCCCAAGATCTCCCACCTCAAGTCCCCAACCAACCCCGACGCCGTCCTCGCCGGCCTCGGCCTCTCCGCCgccgacgtcgccgccctcgtcGCCAAGGACCCACTGTTCCTCTGCCAAAGTGGAGGGAACCCTGGCCCCCAAGGTGTCTCGCTCACCGGCGCCACTTTCCGCTGTAGATCTGTCGTGTACACCTCTTCGGCTCTTTCGACAACCTCCTCCGGCCGCTCAAGCGCAACTCCTACCTTCTTGGGTCCGACCTCGAGCGGGTGGTCAAGCCCAATGTCGCGGTCCTGCACGAGAGCGGGCTAGGTGATTGCGATATTGCCAAGCTGTGCACCTCTGTGTCATGGATGCTGACCACCACTCTGGAGCGCATTCAGGTGATGGTGGCATGTGCTCAAGGTCTCAGTGTGCCCCGTGGATCCGCGATGTTCAGGCACGCGCTGCATGCCATCGCATTTCTCAGCGAGGAGAAGATCGCCGCCAAAGTGGATTACATGAAGAAGGCGTTTAGGTGGTCAGATGCTCAGGCTGGCACTGCTGTGTCCGAGCTTCCAATGATCCTGGCGTGGTCTAACGACATGATGCAGAACAAGGCGGAGTTCCTCATCTCTGAGGTGGGGCTGGAACCAGGGTACATTGCTTATCGTCCGGCAATGCTTACTTGCAGCCTGGATGGCCGACTCAGGCCCCGGTACTATGTTGTAAAGTTTCTTAAGGAAAATGGATTGCTAGATCGCGATCGGGACTAGTATTCTGCAGTCATGCGGACTGAGAAGGTGTTCATGGAGAAGTACATTTGTCCTCACAAGGTAGCTGCGCCGCACCTCGCTGAAGAATATGCAGCAGCTTGCAGAGGCGAAGTGCCAACTAGATTCAGATTTGCATGAACCAGCAATTACGGTATTAAAGTTTGAAAATGCTTACTGCACCCCAGAGATTTTGATTCTGCGGTAAGCTGCTAGGCTTTTGTTTGCGTGTGCCTGCCTAGCTAACTAGATGTTGGTTGTCTTCCTAGAGTATGCCTATGACATGCTGGTTTGGTCATTGCTACTTGGTATCACTTGATGAAGCTAGTAATTTGTTTCATGAGAGCTGACATGTCCATGTCATCATTCATCTTGCCCATTCTCATGTCATATTGACACACATATTTGAATTAAGAGAGATTGTCAGGTCAGGCCATTGCGCCGATGCATTGAAATATCTGTGATTATATATCTGCATTTATATTTTGTAATACTGATATGGAAGGAGCAGAATatcctcacccccccccccccccccccccccccccggcagtTTCCACTGCAATTCTCTAATCTAACTTTCAATGAAAGAAGGTCCTCAGTTTGGTCATAGATATGAGAGTTTCCCCTTTTTGATTGAAAATTCTGGACCTTTTTCTTGCAGCGAACAATTTTGGACTTCTTGATGACCACAGTATGTTGATCACTGCCGAGAATGCATGGCATTTTGATATAGTTTGTTGGTTGCTTGCTCTAGTTCTTTTTACCTTAAAATCAATCATCTTCTTGTTCTGCAGTATCTTTGTTTGAAGAGATTAACTGTTGTAAACTAATTTATGGTTTACTAATTTGTATCAGTTTTTTCCTTTATTTTTCTCCTGTATTTCTGAATGGCATACCGACTGATATTCAGTCCCAGGGACAATTGATCTAAAAACTGAATGATGCATATTACAATTTCTGCCTACAGCCTACCAGAAGTACAGTCTTGGTTTTTGAGAATTTTGTAGCTGCATGTTGATTATTATTGTTTATTAGAGCGCAGGAGAAAGAGCTGGGTGTCCTTTTTATTATTATATTGCATGTGATGAAAATCAGCATTTGGATGCCATTGTACAGATAATCCGCCTCTGCCCCTTTCATTGTTTGAAGGTGGAAACAAATTTGCCCTCTCATTTTTTGGGGGGTTTTAACTTTTAAGATAAGAATAGGATATACAGTCTGTCTATTCTTGTGTAAGAAAGGAAAGCTCGGCTGCGTCGTAGAAAGTGTTATTGTTATACTGTCTGTACTTGCTCCATACCATGTTATATTATTCTTTGGAGATGATTCAGTTATTTGCCTCTCTTAAAACACATAAAAGAGCTCATTGCCTCCTCGAGTTAACGATTTGTATTCAGCAAGTTCGTGTTCTGTCTATGAAGTAAGCGATTTGTGATGACTATTGGATGTCGTTCAATCGCTTTTAAGCCATGCCAATCATCTTTTTGTGCTATGAAGTAGGTTGAGGATATTGTCCGTGGAATGATATAGGCTTGCTTGAAGGAGCCTATGTCAGGTACTTCATAATCTAGAGGCATTGTACTTTCTCCTATTTCATGTCCAGCCACAAACTTATGTTTCATCGTCAGAAAAAAAAAAACACCCTGCAGCTACCGAAACAAACTGTGAGCTGCATTAGTTTCAGTTGCACCACTGAATTCATTGGTGCTCTCACTTCCTTTTGTGAATTTTTTTTTGGTCTGGTGAGTTTTGCGTCTGGTGAATTGGTGATTAATTGGCCTAAGCAAGTTAGTACAGAACTAAATATCTGTAAAAGTACATGGCCAGTATCTGAAAAAACTTCCTCCAATGTTATAAACGAGGCAAACTTTTATTCAGGGGCAGGTAAAGAAACTGAGGTGGCGTGTCGTTGTTTTATTGTGCTCAAATTCGTTGATGTGACCTGTCAGCATTGTGCTTCTTTCAGGCAATGGCTCAAAAGTTCATATTGCTGAATGTAATTATAGATCACGTTAAAGCAGTCAAAACGTTGCAGAATGCAGCGTACGCTTTTACAGCATTTATGTTTTATTGGTGTTTGGGTTTATATATTTACTGAATAAATAACAAATATGACTGGTTCCTGCAAAGAGTTCCTTCTTTCCTATTGCGCACCTCCAAAGTGCTAGCTTTGAATTGTAGGCCTATCTCAGAATGTTTATTATACAGGGAGGTGACTGATAGGTGATAGCACAATCTGATCTTCTCAAGAACCGTAGTTCATTCAGCTGCAAGACAAAGCAGATTGCTTTACGTTCTTAGGTGCTATAGTATCGAATAAATATCCTATTAGTTTACAGGATCACATACTTTTAGGTTTTTAATGTGGTTCATGATGAAACAGCTAGAGCTTATCAGCATAATTTTTTGATGTATACTATTACCTCGGTTCGAAAATAACTGACATGCTTtaagttcaaatttgaactaaaaccatgtCAGTTGTTTCTGAACGGTGGGAGTATCATTTATACTAATTTATACTAATACTGATTTTGGGTGACTGCTCGTCATCCTCTGTATATCACTGATGCTGCATGCCAGAACAAGTTTTTAGATTTCCTTTCTAGAGATAGTTGTGCTTAGAATCAGCATATTGTCACCAGATGTGCACTCCATTTACCCTTTTAAAAGGGAAAGGAGCAGGCATATTTGATAGCGAGAGACTCCTTGACAACATCCCAATTCAAAATATCGATACAGTTATTATTGTTCTTGCAATGAAATGCCTACTTTTCTAAGCACACACGTTTTCAGCATAAGACAAAGTATAAGACAAAGTATAATTTATGTGAAACACACACGATTTTGAAACGGTCGCACACAGTTATTATGGTTTGATTGGCTCCACACTGCATAAGACAAAGTATTTGTTTCAAAATCCTGGCAGGTAATTTCGGAGTTAGGAAATTGGAGTATCTACACCACTTTGTCGAGTTTGTTTAATTTATGTGAAAATCAATGCTAATGTGAGATTCTGTTTATGTTTAGCAGGCAGAGTTAGGTCAACAGAACAAGTATATTACTCTATGCTCCCTAATTTTTAAGCATCACAATCAATTGAGGACTCAATGCAGCTTTGGGGTCCTTCTGGACCCTTAGTTTGTTCAAAAAAATAACAATTGAGGACTCAATTGGGAATTGGGTCATTTGATTTTGACCGGATCAACAATTTCTTAAGAAACTCTTTTATTTAATTCTTTCATTCATTGTGGTCCTTAATTTTTAAGCTTTTTCATTCAGTTGAGGTATCCAATTTCAGATTTGGTTCATGATTTTCACCGGGTCAACGATTTTAAAAATTAATTGGGAGCAACCGGCATATAAAAACATATGAAAAAAGAAGCAACAATATGTGATATTGTAGCCCCAAAATATTGCATGCAGACACCAGTGCACAAAATTCCCCCACATAAGTATGAGTTGATTAGCAGATAACACAAAATTACACCGCAAAAGGCCCACCAAAACACTGTATTataaataaaatgaaaaacaaactCGATCATCTCCCCCTAGCCAAaccaaatactccctccgttccaaaatataaggtgtatttgtttGTCTGAAAAGTCAAATTTatttaactttgaccaagttcGGGGTGAAAAATATTGGCATCCACAATGCTAAATAAAAAATATGTAAATTcatttcatgatgaatctaatgatactAATTTGATATTATGGATATTAATATATTTTCCAATAAATTTAGTGAAACTTAAAGaggtttgactttaaaaaaagctaatactccctctgtaaagaaatataagagtgctTGGATTttttttacagagggagtacaccTTATATTTTAAAACATGTGCAGTAAAAGAATAATGAAAATCCAACAACACGAATGGTGCAACAAAGTTCGCCCTACCCTTTCTAGTCAAGGATGATTCCTTGACTCCTAGGCAAAATAGGAAACAACTAATGTGGTTGTAtagatttttttttcttcttcctgaGAATCATGTGATTGTATAGATAATGCACAGATGTCAGTAAAAAAAATGTAGAGTTTGGTCAAAAAACAAACTTCCTCCAGTGAGCTAGATGTCTCCAAGTTCTCGTTTTGGATATTGAGCTAAACAATATTATGATTTGAAGATATTGGGACCAACTTAGATACCCAGGAAAAGAGCAACTAGCACAAGATAATAATACTTTAGGTCTTGAGAGGCAAATAGGAATCATAAGTACCTAGTTGTTGAACACAATGCGGCAAGAACTAGAGGGTGCTCTTGTAAAATTTACAATCAGGTCGAATTCAGGGCAAAGAACACTTAAAATCTTGATCCAATGGATGGAAGTGCATCAGCTTTTGTGTCATTGAAAGAGAAACAAAGAATAAATTCAGTTGTCttcattttttttttttttgagagagCTAGTTGTCTTCATTTTGTTTTGAGAGAGCTAGTTGTCTTCATAGGAGAACCAAAAACTCTTCACTGGAGTGCAGTATGTTCGCCCAGCCCAGCCCAGCCTAGCCCATCATCAGCGAGACTGGCTCGTGGGGTCACCTTGTCAGCATCAAGGTCGAACCAGACCAGACcattctctctctccctctctgaaaaaacaaagaaaaaaaaataacAGTCCAGTCC
The sequence above is a segment of the Aegilops tauschii subsp. strangulata cultivar AL8/78 chromosome 6, Aet v6.0, whole genome shotgun sequence genome. Coding sequences within it:
- the LOC120966802 gene encoding uncharacterized protein gives rise to the protein MAGETQDTDMLELESLQLDIKTLRQDREEDRKELYHFTESVNKNFASIQRNFKKIQSTLQKLATEQSGEEEDEDDERPDPLSGHGSTAIPPGRPKQLPNNQLATDKQDPATGGSAMLVDKTTGRELNLDGTPKGPYRHPNHAANKQEFHTPQQQQVQGVQHLRTVEEFPEAEVRRDRHRPYTPEIRRNILSVKPTKLNIAEFEGLDADSWIQNIEQYFSTSRTSIEQRTEIAVSYLKGEAIQWWRGTGFIVSNTPWQKFCSAITQRFAVTSVCENVKAFHKLTQHATVAQYISEFEQQMNLMRRDNSAVPDNYYLHSFISGLNPYIQSHLECLERTDMQKAMWLARRIEKSCPPSTSQKTYVPNFRRGTQGEIPKPPMATSTAPASVIQQAREKGICYKCGEPWFPCHKPVCKMSQKSQIQALQEQAGNPDIIYIVDAEEVQSDVEEEPPDSTELKISMHAATGIPEEKKKHTFTLQVKIGNIVGLALVDSGSTTTFISPALAAQSGCSATPVKQVQVNVANGGKLYSDFSLHNISYNIQGVELVSDFRFLQLTGYDIILGADWMYRHSPVTFDLPNMSLGIKQVTGESITFLDESLPTSPCTPILQDMEKILDNMLSRALMWMQPVQLDTLLETVQKPEITKVLENYKDVFEEPTGLPPKRDCDHAINLEPGAPVINQRGYRLPDHQKNALEEIIKDLLKKGIIRLSHSPYSSPTILVKKKGMDWRLCIDYRKLNSHTIKNKYPIPMIEDLLDELNGAKIFTKLDLRSGYHQIRMKEEDIGKTAFSTHIGLFEFLVMPFGVTNGPPSFTELMQTVLGPLLRDCVLVFFDDILIFSKSYKEHLEHVALVMEALRKHQLYAKLSKCIFAQS